Part of the Elusimicrobiota bacterium genome, GCTTCTCGAACCCCTCCGACAATTCCTCAAAAAAAAAGAATAAGGATTTTGCCTGCCGGATTTTATAGTCCGCAACACATTCCAACGGGGGCCATTTGTTATAATTGATACATGACAGATGGAATCCGAATTCGGGGGGCTCGGGAGCATAACTTAAAGAACATCTCCCTGGATTTGCCTCGAAACAAGATGATCGTGATTACGGGGCTTTCGGGGTCCGGGAAAAGTTCCTTGGCGTTTAACACGATTTACGCTGAGGGACAACGGCGGTACGTGGAAAGCCTTTCCGCTTACGCCCGCCAGTTCTTGGAATTGATGGAAAAACCCGATGTGGACCTGATTGAGGGGCTCTCCCCGGCCATCGCCATTGAGCAACGAACCCCCTCCCACAACCCCCGCTCCACGGTGGGAACCGTCACTGAAATCTATGATTATCTGCGGCTTCTCTACGCCCGGGTGGGGACGCCCCATTGCCCCTCCTGTCAACGGGAAATTCAACCCCAATCCGCCAGTCAAATCATCGCGGAAATAACGAAAACCCATGAGGGTAAAAATATTCAAATCTTGGCCCCCCTAGTCCGTGGGCGGACCGGGACCTACGAGGCCCTCTTTGAGAAGTTAAAAAAAAGTGGATTCGTGAGAGTCCGGGTGAACGGAACGGTTCACGACCTGGAAAAAAAGATCAAACTGGATCGTTACAAAAAACACACCATCGAAGCCGTCATCGATCGCTTAACGGTGTCGGCCGCGGGCCGGGAACGGTTGGCGGACTCGGTGGAAACAGCCCTCCGCGAATCCCAGGGTCTCTTGATCGTTGCCCCTGCCGAAAGCGCCCCCCGCGGAACAGGGAAGGAAAGCGAAGCCCTCTTTTCTGAACACTACGCCTGTGCCCATTGTGGAACCAGTTTGCCCGAAATTGAACCGCGCCTTTTTTCATTCAACAGCCCCTATGGCGCATGCGCGGATTGCGATGGGTTGGGTGTTAAATTGGAAATCGCCGAAGATTTGGTGATACCGAACCCGGATCTCTCCATTGATGGCGGCGCCTTGGCCGCTTGGGCGGACCCCGTGACCACGCGCACCAACCGCTGGAAAAAATCCTGGTCCGGCTATTACATGGAAATTTTAACGGAAGTTTGCCGACGCAACAGCATCCCCATGAACCGCCCCTGGAAAAACCTCACCCGTGACCAGCGCCAAAACCTCTTGCGGGGGGGCATTGACCACAAATCGCCTTGGGGAAAAAAGGTGAAAGAGTTTGAAGGCGTGATAGGAAATTTAGAACGGCGCTATAAAGAATCCGAATCGGCTTTTGTGAAAGAAGAGGTTCAGTCTCGGTTTATGCGAAGTCGGCTCTGCCCGGGATGTCAAGGCGCGCGGCTCAAACCGGAAGCCTTGGCGGTCACCCTCGGGGGGAAATCCCTTTCCCACGTCACCCATTTTTCCATCCGCGACGCCCAAGCGTTCTTTCGAGATCTTTCCCTTTCCGAGAAAGCGCGGTTTGTGGCACGCCAAATTCTAAAGGAAATCCAGTCCCGACTCAATTTTTTGGTGGACGTGGGATTGGATTACGTCACGCTTGACCGCGAATCCGCCACCCTCGCGGGAGGGGAAGCTCAACGGATTCATTTGGCCACCCAAATTGGATCTGGGTTGGTGGGCGTTCTTTATGTGTTGGACGAACCCACCATCGGGCTCCATCCCCGAGACAACGAACGGTTGTTAACGACGCTCCGGCGCCTCCGGGATATTGGCAACACCCTGGTGGTTGTCGAGCACGACGCGGAAACTATTTTGGCTGCCGACTGGGTGATCGACCTGGGGCCCGGCGCCGGGGTCCAGGGGGGGGAAATCGTTTCGGAGGGGCCGGTCAGCGCGCTGATGAAAGCGCCCCGCTCTCTCACCGGGGCGTACCTTCGGGGCGAACGGGGAATTCCCGTGCCCGCCCAGCGGCGTCTCCCTGGGAAAGAACGCTTGGAAATAAAAGGGGCGGCCCAATTTAACCTGAACACCATTGATGTCACTATTCCCTTAGGCCTTTTCGTGGCGGTGACAGGGGTCTCCGGCTCAGGGAAATCAACCCTGGTGGGTGACATTTTGCACAAAGCCCTGGCCAAACGTCTCAACCACGCCAAAGAGGAACCCGGCAAACACAAAACCATTTTAGGCGTTGAACTTGTGGACAAGGTCGTGGAAGTGGACCAGACCCCCATTGGACGGACACCGCGGTCCAACCCCGCCACTTACACGGGGGCCTTCGGCCCTATCCGAGATCTCTTTGCTCAACTCCCCGAATCCCGGCGACGGGGATACAAACCGGGTCGGTTCTCCTTCAACGTGAAAGGCGGTCGCTGTGAAAACTGCGAGGGGGACGGCACCCTCAAGATCTCCATGCAGTTTTTACCGGATGTCTATGTCAAATGCGATGTTTGTCTGGGCAAGCGATTCAACGCGGAAACCTTGGAAGTGAAATTTAAAGGCAAATCCATCGCCGACGTCTTGGAACTTCCCACCACGGAAGCGGCCACCTTCTTTGAGAACGTTCCCGTGGTCTCCCGAATTCTCTCCACGCTCGTCGATGTGGGGATGGGCTACGCCGCCATCGGCCAAGCCGCCACCACCCTTTCAGGCGGCGAGGCCCAACGGGTCAAATTGGCCACGGAACTCTGTCGCCGCCCCACGGGCCACACCCTCTATATCCTGGACGAACCCACCACCGGTCTCCATTTCGCCGACGTGGAAAAATTGTTGGGCGTTCTTCAACGTTTGGTGGATGGCGGAAATACGGTGTTGGTCATTGAACACAACCTCGACGTGATCAAAACCGCCGATTGGATTGTGGACCTGGGGCCCGAAGGCGGTTCTGGCGGCGGGCGGCTCGTGGCCGTCGGGACACCGGAAACCATCGTCGCCACCCCGGCTTCCCACACCGGAACCCATTTAAAGGGTCTTCTCGGCGGGGAGAATCTTCCCAAAACGAAATAAGTGTTCCTTTTTGGGGCAAGGAAGATCACACTCTGGCCCTGTAGAAATTCCCCACCCATGTAAATTTTTTAGCGGGCCTCTTGACAGTTATGGGGGGTTCAATTAAGATGTCCACCGATCTACTCACCGTTCCTTTCTCCCGGCGTTTATCTATTCGGTTATTACTTTAGGTTGGGGGGTTTTTTGTCTACGGATCGGTAAAATATGGTAATAGATGGTTCTTAAAAAGATATTAAGATAATCCACAATTTTTATTCACCACTGTGGATAAACCTGTGGATAAGAGGTATTTTTAATGATTTTGAGCGAAACAGCGGAGAGCATTTGGGCTGGAGTGATAGAACGGCTCAAACCAACCATTAAAGAGGAGACCTTTAACCTCTGGCTTAAACCGCTTCGGGCCCTTAAATGGGAAGACCAGCTCTTATCGCTTCAGGTTCCCAACCGTTTTTTTTCAGAATGGGTCAAAAAGAACTGCCTGAAACAGATCGAAGAGGCCCTCCAGGGAATTCTTGGCCACGAAGCCACCTTGGCTTTTGAGGCCTCCCGGGAAATAGAACCGATCCTTAAAGAAGAAGAAGCGCGGACAGACCCCATCCCGGCGCCGAAAACAGAAAGTCATTTTACCAGCGAACAATTCAACCCCAAATACACCTTTGACAGCTTCGTCGTAGGGCCGTCAAATCGTTTTGCCCAAGCCGCCGGGATGGCCGTCGCGAAAGATCCAGGTCGGGCGTACAACCCGCTCTTCCTATACGGGGGAGTGGGATTGGGAAAAACCCACATTCTACACGCCATCGGTCATTCCATCCGCCAACACCGGGCCAACGCCCGGGTTCTTTACGTGACCTCCGAACGCTTTATTAATGAATTTATTGACGGTCTCCGGTTCGACAAAATGAAAGATTTTCGCGCCAAATACCGTAACCTGGATTGTTTACTGATCGATGACATCCAATCTCTTACTGGTAAAGAGAACTCCATGGAAGAGTTCTTTTACACCTTCAATTCTCTGTATGACTCCCGCAAACAGATTATTATTTCTTCGGATCGCACCCCCGGTGAAACCAAGGTCAGCGCGCGGCTCGTGTCCCGTTTTGAATGGGGTGTGGTGGCCGACATTCAACCCCCCGATTTGGAGACCCGCATTGCCATTTTGAGAAAAAAGGCTTCATCTGAAAACATTTTTGTTCCGGACGATGTGATCCTCTATATCGCCAGCGTGATCCGGTCCAACATCCGCGAATTAGAAGGAAGTTTAATCCGCATTGTGGCATTCAGTTCACTCACCGGCACCCCCCTGACCATTGATTCCGCCCGGGAAACGTTAAAAGACATCGTCTCTTCGAATGACGCTTCCCGACCGGTCCGGATTGAAGACATTCAAGAAGTGGTCGCCACCCATTTCAATCTGGATTTACGGGAGATGAAATCGAAACGACGGACAGACGCCATCGCTTTCCCCCGCCAAATTGCCATGTACCTGGCCCGTACGCTCACCGAATGTTC contains:
- the uvrA gene encoding excinuclease ABC subunit UvrA, which gives rise to MTDGIRIRGAREHNLKNISLDLPRNKMIVITGLSGSGKSSLAFNTIYAEGQRRYVESLSAYARQFLELMEKPDVDLIEGLSPAIAIEQRTPSHNPRSTVGTVTEIYDYLRLLYARVGTPHCPSCQREIQPQSASQIIAEITKTHEGKNIQILAPLVRGRTGTYEALFEKLKKSGFVRVRVNGTVHDLEKKIKLDRYKKHTIEAVIDRLTVSAAGRERLADSVETALRESQGLLIVAPAESAPRGTGKESEALFSEHYACAHCGTSLPEIEPRLFSFNSPYGACADCDGLGVKLEIAEDLVIPNPDLSIDGGALAAWADPVTTRTNRWKKSWSGYYMEILTEVCRRNSIPMNRPWKNLTRDQRQNLLRGGIDHKSPWGKKVKEFEGVIGNLERRYKESESAFVKEEVQSRFMRSRLCPGCQGARLKPEALAVTLGGKSLSHVTHFSIRDAQAFFRDLSLSEKARFVARQILKEIQSRLNFLVDVGLDYVTLDRESATLAGGEAQRIHLATQIGSGLVGVLYVLDEPTIGLHPRDNERLLTTLRRLRDIGNTLVVVEHDAETILAADWVIDLGPGAGVQGGEIVSEGPVSALMKAPRSLTGAYLRGERGIPVPAQRRLPGKERLEIKGAAQFNLNTIDVTIPLGLFVAVTGVSGSGKSTLVGDILHKALAKRLNHAKEEPGKHKTILGVELVDKVVEVDQTPIGRTPRSNPATYTGAFGPIRDLFAQLPESRRRGYKPGRFSFNVKGGRCENCEGDGTLKISMQFLPDVYVKCDVCLGKRFNAETLEVKFKGKSIADVLELPTTEAATFFENVPVVSRILSTLVDVGMGYAAIGQAATTLSGGEAQRVKLATELCRRPTGHTLYILDEPTTGLHFADVEKLLGVLQRLVDGGNTVLVIEHNLDVIKTADWIVDLGPEGGSGGGRLVAVGTPETIVATPASHTGTHLKGLLGGENLPKTK
- the dnaA gene encoding chromosomal replication initiator protein DnaA; translated protein: MILSETAESIWAGVIERLKPTIKEETFNLWLKPLRALKWEDQLLSLQVPNRFFSEWVKKNCLKQIEEALQGILGHEATLAFEASREIEPILKEEEARTDPIPAPKTESHFTSEQFNPKYTFDSFVVGPSNRFAQAAGMAVAKDPGRAYNPLFLYGGVGLGKTHILHAIGHSIRQHRANARVLYVTSERFINEFIDGLRFDKMKDFRAKYRNLDCLLIDDIQSLTGKENSMEEFFYTFNSLYDSRKQIIISSDRTPGETKVSARLVSRFEWGVVADIQPPDLETRIAILRKKASSENIFVPDDVILYIASVIRSNIRELEGSLIRIVAFSSLTGTPLTIDSARETLKDIVSSNDASRPVRIEDIQEVVATHFNLDLREMKSKRRTDAIAFPRQIAMYLARTLTECSTTEIGGAFGGKDHTTVMHACTKIKGKMTSDPYFTALINKITQQIKNHIALGDIRPAR